In one window of Candidatus Krumholzibacteriota bacterium DNA:
- a CDS encoding Smr/MutS family protein, producing the protein MEEEKHKGKLAGEPGSADGKEPGDPFDGPVELPIDGVLDLHAFPAREVADLVSDYLGECRRRGILSVRIVHGKGTGVLRRVVQSILEGDPRVRSFQTADESGGGWGATLVELSKPDR; encoded by the coding sequence ATGGAAGAGGAAAAGCACAAGGGAAAACTGGCCGGCGAGCCCGGATCGGCGGACGGCAAGGAGCCGGGCGACCCCTTCGACGGGCCGGTCGAGCTGCCGATCGACGGCGTTCTCGACCTGCACGCCTTCCCCGCGCGGGAGGTCGCCGACCTCGTTTCCGACTACCTCGGCGAATGCCGCCGGCGCGGGATCCTCAGCGTGCGGATCGTGCACGGGAAGGGGACGGGCGTCCTCCGCCGCGTCGTCCAGTCGATCCTCGAGGGGGATCCCCGCGTGCGATCCTTCCAGACGGCTGACGAATCCGGCGGCGGATGGGGCGCCACGCTCGTCGAGCTGTCAAAGCCGGACCGATGA
- a CDS encoding MMPL family transporter — MRRQLEEFSIDHPWAVIVAVAVITVFFAFQLPGIRIDTDPENMLEADEPARLFDHEVKEEFAISDIIAVGVVSEEGVFTKEALGRVYRIAAEIARIDGVVADDMLAPSMVDDIRQDDDGVMVVSALLPHEPANDAEAAFVLERIRENPIFRGKLASDDGKAIALYVPIESKSMSHRIAGEMQEIIHRHAGAERYHIAGLPVAEDSFGTEMFRQMAISAPLAGLVIFLLLFVFFRNLRIIVAPMIVAVVSTIWTMGLLVATGNTVHIMSSMIPIFLIPIAVLNSIHIISEFHDEYRRYKHKKTTIRNTILKLFTPMLFTSLTTIVGFASLALTPIPPVRVFGIFVAFGIFVSWLLSITFNPAFAVLIPDRALRNFGRHDDAHGVLSRVLHALRDFNARHYRKVFAATAVVVVVSAVGLGRIVVNDNPVKWFKAGHPLRVADATLNRHLAGTYMNYLVIDGLEPDAMKNPDVLRYVERLQRRLERNPHVGGVTGITDVVKKVRYELFDGDRTKFDIPDRSEEIAQSLFLFEISGGDADDLYKFVTEDYAKANLWVQLRDGDNRAVVSVVEDAERFIRETPPPVEMDVKWAGLPYINIVWQQKMVGGMRNALLSSFGVVFLMMMLLFRSPLLGFVSMLPLSITIMAIYAALGFTGKPYDMPVAVLSSLTLGLSIDFAIHFIKRSHGIHRETGDFAKTYAEMFEGLARAISRNVLVISIGFVPMFFSVLVPYVTVGSFFFAIMIVSGAVTMFLLPSIFIALGERMFPARQLDRAERKAA, encoded by the coding sequence ATGCGCAGACAACTCGAGGAATTCTCGATCGATCATCCCTGGGCGGTCATCGTGGCGGTCGCCGTCATCACCGTCTTCTTCGCGTTCCAGCTCCCCGGCATCCGTATCGACACGGACCCGGAGAACATGCTCGAGGCGGACGAACCGGCCCGCCTCTTCGATCACGAGGTGAAGGAGGAGTTCGCCATCTCCGACATCATCGCCGTCGGCGTGGTCTCCGAGGAAGGCGTCTTCACGAAGGAGGCACTGGGGAGAGTGTACCGGATAGCGGCGGAGATCGCCCGCATCGACGGCGTCGTGGCCGACGACATGCTCGCCCCGTCGATGGTCGACGACATCCGGCAGGACGACGACGGCGTGATGGTCGTCTCCGCGCTTCTCCCGCACGAGCCGGCGAACGATGCCGAGGCCGCGTTCGTTCTCGAGCGCATCCGGGAGAATCCGATCTTCCGGGGCAAGCTCGCCTCCGACGACGGCAAGGCCATCGCGTTGTACGTGCCGATCGAATCGAAGAGCATGTCCCACCGGATCGCCGGCGAGATGCAGGAGATCATCCACCGTCACGCCGGCGCCGAGCGGTACCACATCGCCGGCCTTCCGGTGGCCGAGGACAGCTTCGGCACGGAGATGTTCCGGCAGATGGCGATCAGCGCACCCCTCGCCGGGCTCGTCATCTTCCTGCTGCTCTTCGTCTTCTTCCGCAATCTCAGGATCATCGTCGCCCCGATGATCGTCGCCGTCGTCTCCACGATCTGGACGATGGGGCTCCTCGTGGCGACGGGAAACACCGTGCATATCATGAGCTCGATGATCCCGATCTTCCTCATCCCGATCGCCGTGCTCAACTCGATCCACATCATCTCCGAGTTCCACGACGAGTACCGGCGGTACAAGCACAAGAAGACGACGATCCGCAACACGATCCTCAAGCTCTTCACGCCGATGCTCTTCACCTCCCTGACGACGATCGTCGGATTCGCCTCGCTCGCGTTGACGCCCATCCCGCCGGTCCGCGTCTTCGGCATCTTCGTGGCCTTCGGCATCTTCGTCTCCTGGCTGCTCTCGATCACCTTCAATCCCGCCTTCGCCGTGCTGATCCCCGACCGGGCGCTGCGCAACTTCGGCCGGCACGACGACGCCCACGGGGTGCTGTCGCGCGTCCTCCACGCGCTGCGGGATTTCAACGCGCGCCACTACCGCAAGGTCTTCGCCGCGACGGCCGTCGTCGTGGTCGTATCGGCGGTCGGTCTCGGGCGAATCGTCGTCAACGACAACCCGGTGAAGTGGTTCAAGGCCGGCCATCCCCTGCGCGTGGCCGATGCCACGCTGAACCGCCACCTCGCCGGCACCTACATGAACTACCTCGTCATCGACGGGCTCGAGCCCGACGCGATGAAGAATCCCGACGTGCTGCGGTACGTCGAGCGCTTGCAGCGGCGTCTCGAGAGGAATCCCCACGTCGGGGGCGTGACCGGCATCACCGACGTCGTCAAGAAGGTGCGGTACGAGCTCTTCGACGGCGACCGCACGAAATTCGACATTCCCGACCGTTCCGAGGAGATCGCGCAGTCGCTCTTCCTCTTCGAGATCTCCGGCGGCGACGCCGACGATCTCTACAAGTTCGTCACCGAGGACTACGCGAAGGCCAATCTCTGGGTGCAGCTCCGCGACGGGGACAACCGCGCCGTCGTGTCGGTCGTCGAGGACGCCGAGCGTTTCATCCGCGAGACGCCTCCGCCGGTCGAGATGGACGTGAAATGGGCGGGGCTTCCCTACATCAACATCGTCTGGCAGCAGAAGATGGTGGGAGGGATGCGCAACGCGCTCCTCTCCTCCTTCGGCGTCGTCTTTCTCATGATGATGCTGCTCTTCCGGTCGCCGCTCTTGGGGTTCGTCTCGATGCTGCCCCTCAGCATCACGATCATGGCGATCTACGCGGCGCTCGGCTTCACCGGCAAGCCCTACGACATGCCCGTCGCGGTCCTCTCGTCGCTGACCCTCGGTTTGTCGATCGACTTCGCGATCCATTTCATCAAGCGCTCGCACGGCATCCACCGGGAGACGGGGGATTTCGCGAAGACGTACGCCGAGATGTTCGAGGGACTCGCCCGCGCGATCAGCAGGAACGTGCTCGTGATCTCCATCGGCTTCGTCCCGATGTTCTTCTCGGTGCTCGTTCCCTACGTCACCGTCGGATCCTTCTTCTTCGCGATCATGATCGTCTCGGGGGCCGTGACGATGTTCCTGCTCCCGTCGATCTTCATCGCCCTCGGGGAGCGGATGTTCCCCGCGAGGCAACTCGACCGGGCGGAGCGGAAGGCCGCCTGA
- a CDS encoding DUF2892 domain-containing protein: MTLERSIRLLAGLLVLASLSLAAVASTRWLLLAVFVGLNLVQSSFTGFCPAEAVLGRLFFGGKRSGERG; this comes from the coding sequence ATGACGCTCGAACGATCGATACGCCTGCTCGCCGGTCTTCTCGTACTGGCGTCCCTGTCGCTGGCGGCCGTCGCCTCGACGAGGTGGCTCCTGCTCGCCGTCTTCGTGGGACTGAACCTCGTGCAGTCGTCCTTCACGGGGTTCTGCCCGGCCGAGGCGGTGCTCGGCAGGCTCTTCTTCGGCGGAAAGAGGTCGGGGGAACGCGGGTAG
- a CDS encoding zf-HC2 domain-containing protein, whose translation MKHCRDYLEKLCAYVDGEADDAACKEIETHLKDCEGCRVMVDTLRKTVFLCREGDTEPIPIALGDKLKLLLDRKWREKFGDGDGEKPGGGS comes from the coding sequence ATGAAACACTGTAGGGACTACCTCGAAAAGCTCTGCGCCTACGTCGACGGCGAGGCGGACGACGCGGCCTGCAAGGAGATCGAGACGCACCTGAAGGACTGCGAAGGGTGCCGCGTCATGGTGGACACCCTCCGCAAGACCGTCTTCCTCTGCCGCGAGGGGGATACCGAGCCGATCCCGATCGCGCTCGGCGACAAGCTCAAGCTCCTCCTCGACCGCAAGTGGCGCGAGAAGTTCGGCGACGGCGACGGCGAGAAGCCCGGCGGCGGATCGTAG
- a CDS encoding sigma-70 family RNA polymerase sigma factor, with amino-acid sequence MDEKTLVIRAKGGDRAAFDELASAWVDRIYRLGLKLTGDEDEAQDILQETFLKAVDNIDRFRMESSFGTWLYAIALNAVRAAAGTRKRMQLKPIEEYVPGDGHDDPRLFDWGDPHRLYEERELRRLVDEALAAIPEEHAMPFVLRYVEGLPVKEIAEVMGLTPAATKSRILRTRLALRERLGERFREKIDETL; translated from the coding sequence ATGGACGAGAAGACGCTGGTGATCCGCGCGAAGGGAGGCGATCGGGCCGCGTTCGACGAGCTCGCGTCGGCCTGGGTCGACCGCATCTATCGGCTCGGCCTCAAGCTCACCGGGGACGAGGACGAGGCGCAGGACATCCTCCAGGAGACCTTCCTCAAGGCGGTCGACAACATCGACCGGTTCCGGATGGAGTCCTCCTTCGGCACCTGGCTGTACGCGATCGCGCTCAACGCGGTCCGGGCGGCGGCGGGCACGCGGAAGCGGATGCAGCTCAAGCCGATAGAGGAGTACGTGCCCGGCGACGGGCACGACGATCCGCGGCTCTTCGACTGGGGCGATCCCCACCGGCTCTACGAGGAGCGCGAACTCCGCCGGCTCGTCGACGAGGCGCTCGCCGCGATTCCGGAGGAGCACGCGATGCCATTCGTGCTGCGCTACGTCGAGGGGTTGCCGGTGAAGGAGATCGCCGAGGTCATGGGCCTCACCCCGGCGGCCACCAAGTCGCGGATCCTGCGCACACGCCTGGCCCTGCGGGAGCGGCTGGGCGAGAGATTCAGGGAGAAGATCGATGAAACACTGTAG
- a CDS encoding outer membrane lipoprotein-sorting protein yields the protein MKTTGMILALILAAFAAAPAWAGEPGAAPGPSADELMRKAHLATYYAATDGIADVEMQIVNSRGKVRVREFTMVRLDLEEGGAQDYYTYFRKPYDVSRLTFMVHKLPGETDKRWLYVPSVDLVKRISADDRTSSFVGSDFTYEDVSGRHWSEDEHRLLREEALDGRDTYVIESTPRAPGGGFARKVSWVNREHFVIVREEYYGSGGDLERIYTAERVEEVAGVPTATLRRMEDVRKGQHTLVTFSNIRYDVGVDEGIFTERYLKNPPREYIR from the coding sequence ATGAAGACCACCGGAATGATTCTCGCGCTGATCCTGGCGGCGTTCGCCGCGGCCCCGGCGTGGGCCGGCGAGCCCGGGGCGGCGCCGGGGCCCTCGGCCGACGAGCTGATGAGGAAGGCCCATCTGGCCACCTACTACGCCGCCACGGACGGCATCGCCGACGTCGAGATGCAGATCGTCAACTCGCGCGGCAAGGTCCGCGTGCGGGAGTTCACGATGGTGCGGCTCGACCTCGAGGAGGGCGGCGCGCAGGACTACTACACCTACTTCCGCAAGCCCTACGACGTGTCGCGTCTCACCTTCATGGTCCACAAGCTTCCCGGCGAGACCGACAAGCGGTGGCTCTACGTGCCCTCGGTGGATCTCGTCAAGCGGATCTCGGCCGACGACCGCACGTCGAGCTTCGTCGGCTCCGATTTCACCTACGAGGACGTCTCCGGACGCCACTGGAGCGAGGACGAGCACCGGCTGCTCCGCGAGGAGGCGCTCGACGGCCGGGATACGTACGTCATCGAGTCGACGCCCCGCGCCCCGGGCGGGGGGTTCGCGCGCAAGGTCTCCTGGGTAAACCGGGAGCACTTCGTGATCGTCCGCGAGGAGTACTACGGGTCCGGCGGCGACCTCGAGCGGATCTACACGGCCGAGCGCGTCGAGGAGGTCGCCGGCGTGCCGACGGCCACGCTGCGGCGGATGGAGGATGTCCGCAAGGGGCAGCACACCCTCGTCACCTTCTCGAACATCCGGTACGACGTCGGCGTCGACGAGGGCATCTTCACGGAGCGGTACCTCAAGAACCCGCCCCGCGAGTACATCAGGTAG